From the genome of Clostridium sp. BNL1100, one region includes:
- a CDS encoding RNA polymerase sigma factor, which yields MDVSDITILKEYKKNSRRGLELVYDRYKKYVYTIAFHYAGNKEDALDITQEVFISVFKSMEGFKEQFSLLPWIKKITVNKCLNFLRSKKPNLSLNETNENGDELQSIISSNETTDDAVLCKDTRQILQQSIEQLPERERMVVLLRHVKQMKYSEIAIVMKLPPGTVKTLIHRARKTIKENMISLGIWEV from the coding sequence TTGGATGTTTCGGATATAACCATATTGAAAGAATACAAAAAGAATAGCAGACGCGGTCTGGAACTTGTTTACGACAGATATAAAAAATATGTTTATACCATAGCATTCCATTATGCCGGTAATAAGGAAGATGCTCTGGATATAACCCAGGAGGTTTTCATATCTGTTTTTAAATCAATGGAAGGCTTTAAGGAACAGTTTTCCCTGCTGCCCTGGATTAAAAAAATTACCGTAAATAAGTGCCTTAATTTCTTGAGAAGTAAGAAACCAAACTTATCTCTTAATGAAACCAATGAAAACGGAGATGAACTGCAAAGTATTATCAGCTCAAACGAAACAACAGATGATGCAGTCTTATGCAAAGATACAAGGCAAATACTTCAACAATCAATCGAACAGCTTCCAGAACGGGAGAGAATGGTCGTACTGTTGAGACACGTAAAGCAAATGAAATACAGTGAAATTGCAATTGTAATGAAGCTGCCGCCAGGTACTGTAAAAACACTTATACATAGAGCGAGAAAGACAATCAAGGAAAATATGATTAGCCTGGGTATTTGGGAGGTATAA
- the pcrA gene encoding DNA helicase PcrA, giving the protein MDLLSGLNREQKEAVLHNEGPLLILAGAGSGKTRVLTHRIAYLIEQHGVYPSNILAITFTNKAAREMKERIAGLIGDLSNDMWVGTFHSICIRILRRDIEKLGYDRSFVIYDTQDQQVVIKECLKELSLNEKNFPPKSVLETIGKQKDELIDAEHYEKQYASDFRMGKIAKAYKLYEKKLKANNALDFDDIIMNTIKLFDKYPEVLEYYQRRFRYILVDEYQDTNTAQYMLVRKLSEAHENLCVVGDDDQSIYGWRGANIRNILDFEKDFKKCCTIKLEQNYRSTQNILDAANHVIGNNTGRKNKSLWTDNKGGSKIVICENDNEHEEALYTAREIQRIISDEDRKYKNFAVLYRINAQSRVLEEMFMREGIPYKIVGGQKFYDRKEIKDIIAYMRLVQNPGDNVSLKRVINVPKRGIGDATVENAEVLAYQTNVSLFTVISNSEEFPSLKRAAQKLGNFSLMINKFRTMKENMSISQLLDIVVEDSGILREYEIENTVEAQSRIENIKELKSVAIEFEKQSEDNSLEEFLAHISLVSDIDSLQEDQDYVVLMTMHSAKGLEFPVVFIPGLEEGVFPGYRAITEGPEQLEEERRLCYVGITRAREKLYMSNARFRTLFGNSSYNRPSRFLAEIPEELVEYPFKSSGSSSRSKETLSWGKSSGSGNAQTWSTAQSSGTQSAFGTSKSTSSTTSSTPAGSGSLKDLLNSNLVTRGFGGSSAGTSVKSPASQQINGFGRSIPMKPSSGGSNTSGDFSVGDKVEHKKFGKGTISKATADSGDQVLEIQFEGAGMKRLMASMANLRRL; this is encoded by the coding sequence ATGGATTTATTAAGCGGCTTGAACAGAGAGCAAAAAGAAGCAGTACTTCATAATGAAGGTCCTCTTTTGATATTGGCCGGTGCGGGGTCAGGCAAAACAAGAGTTCTTACTCATAGGATAGCCTATCTTATTGAACAACATGGAGTATACCCTTCAAATATACTGGCTATAACCTTTACTAACAAGGCAGCAAGAGAAATGAAAGAGAGGATAGCCGGACTTATAGGTGATTTGAGTAACGACATGTGGGTGGGTACCTTTCACTCTATTTGTATAAGAATACTCAGAAGGGATATCGAGAAGCTTGGTTACGACAGAAGCTTTGTAATATATGATACTCAGGACCAGCAGGTGGTAATAAAGGAATGTCTTAAAGAATTAAGCTTAAACGAAAAGAACTTTCCTCCTAAATCAGTCCTTGAAACAATAGGAAAGCAGAAGGATGAACTTATAGATGCCGAGCATTATGAAAAGCAGTATGCATCGGATTTTAGAATGGGTAAGATTGCAAAAGCTTACAAGCTTTATGAAAAGAAGCTTAAAGCAAATAATGCCCTAGACTTTGATGATATAATAATGAATACGATAAAGCTTTTCGACAAGTATCCGGAAGTCCTGGAATATTATCAAAGAAGGTTCAGGTATATTCTTGTGGATGAGTATCAGGATACAAATACTGCCCAGTACATGCTTGTCCGAAAATTGTCTGAGGCACATGAAAACCTTTGCGTTGTAGGTGACGACGACCAGTCAATATACGGCTGGAGAGGCGCCAATATCAGAAATATCCTTGATTTTGAGAAGGATTTCAAGAAATGCTGTACTATCAAGCTGGAGCAGAACTACAGGTCAACACAGAACATATTGGATGCTGCAAACCATGTAATCGGTAATAATACAGGCAGAAAAAACAAGAGCCTCTGGACCGACAACAAGGGTGGAAGCAAAATAGTAATATGTGAAAATGACAATGAACATGAAGAAGCTCTTTATACAGCAAGGGAAATTCAGCGTATAATATCCGATGAAGACAGGAAATACAAGAATTTTGCAGTACTTTACAGAATTAATGCTCAGTCACGTGTACTGGAAGAAATGTTCATGCGGGAAGGAATACCCTACAAGATTGTCGGTGGACAAAAATTCTATGACAGAAAAGAAATAAAAGATATAATTGCGTACATGCGGTTGGTACAAAATCCCGGGGACAATGTGAGCCTGAAAAGGGTTATCAACGTGCCTAAAAGGGGAATAGGGGATGCCACTGTTGAAAATGCAGAGGTATTGGCATACCAAACAAATGTATCCTTGTTTACGGTTATATCAAATTCAGAAGAGTTTCCTTCATTAAAAAGGGCTGCTCAAAAATTAGGAAACTTTTCACTTATGATTAATAAATTCAGGACTATGAAGGAAAATATGTCAATATCCCAACTGTTGGATATAGTAGTTGAAGATTCAGGGATCCTGAGAGAATACGAAATTGAGAATACAGTTGAAGCTCAGTCAAGAATTGAGAATATAAAAGAATTAAAATCGGTTGCCATTGAGTTTGAAAAACAGAGTGAGGACAATTCACTGGAAGAATTCCTTGCACATATATCTCTGGTTTCGGACATTGACAGTCTCCAAGAGGATCAGGATTACGTGGTTCTTATGACAATGCACAGTGCAAAGGGACTGGAATTCCCGGTTGTATTTATTCCGGGTCTGGAAGAAGGCGTTTTTCCAGGCTACAGGGCAATTACCGAGGGCCCGGAACAGCTGGAAGAAGAGAGAAGGCTTTGCTATGTGGGTATTACCAGAGCAAGAGAGAAACTCTATATGTCAAATGCCCGTTTCAGAACTCTTTTCGGAAATTCAAGCTACAACAGACCATCCAGATTTTTAGCAGAGATACCTGAAGAACTCGTGGAATATCCATTTAAATCATCAGGAAGCTCCTCAAGATCCAAGGAAACACTCTCGTGGGGTAAGAGTTCAGGTTCCGGCAATGCTCAAACCTGGAGTACAGCTCAGAGTTCCGGAACACAATCTGCTTTTGGCACCTCAAAATCAACTTCATCAACAACTTCGAGTACACCTGCCGGTTCAGGTTCCTTGAAGGATTTATTAAATTCAAATCTTGTTACACGTGGATTTGGTGGCAGCTCAGCAGGTACATCGGTAAAAAGTCCTGCCAGTCAGCAGATTAATGGCTTTGGACGCAGTATACCGATGAAACCTTCATCCGGGGGTTCCAATACATCGGGTGATTTCAGTGTAGGTGATAAAGTCGAGCATAAAAAATTCGGAAAAGGAACTATTTCGAAGGCAACAGCCGACAGCGGCGATCAGGTATTGGAAATACAGTTTGAAGGGGCCGGAATGAAAAGACTAATGGCTTCTATGGCAAATTTAAGAAGACTATAA
- a CDS encoding zf-HC2 domain-containing protein codes for MSCDKVDASLLQEYLESTIDPLEKIFVENHLKICNKCRRELSELKLLLYDLDDKSNYVIEIPAELETMRDDIIDSFLGKRKSPSKRIIEMQVETIKTTGKFIEFLPGAKQTPKVLKQASKGLKKGVKKLIAK; via the coding sequence ATGAGCTGTGACAAAGTAGATGCTTCATTGCTTCAGGAATATTTAGAGAGCACAATTGATCCACTTGAAAAAATATTTGTTGAAAATCATTTAAAAATATGTAATAAATGCAGAAGGGAATTATCAGAGTTAAAGCTGTTGCTTTATGACCTTGATGATAAAAGTAATTATGTAATTGAAATTCCGGCAGAGCTGGAAACCATGAGAGACGATATAATTGACTCCTTTTTGGGAAAAAGGAAAAGCCCGTCCAAGAGAATTATTGAAATGCAGGTTGAAACCATCAAAACTACAGGTAAATTTATTGAGTTTTTGCCCGGGGCAAAGCAAACTCCAAAAGTTTTAAAGCAAGCATCAAAAGGATTGAAAAAAGGAGTCAAAAAATTAATTGCCAAGTAA
- a CDS encoding GH1 family beta-glucosidase translates to MAFKEGFVWGTATASYQIEGAVTEGGRGESVWDEFCRMKGKIADGDNGDFACDSYHRYSEDVQLMKQIGIKAYRFSISWSRILPDGTGEINMEGVNYYNNLINELIENGIEPYVTLFHWDYPMELQYKGGWLNSESPFWFENYAAICSRLFSDRVKYWVTSNESQCYIGFGYGTGWHAPGLELPINQVVRAWHHNLKGLGLAAKAIRENARGEVKVGLVSCGEVGIPVSDSEADMQAARNVLFDRERSEDSIDFGFGDLFEPALKGEYPKSLIPYLPKGWQEDMKDICVPLDYIGINVYIGSIVESCENKKYKHLKLPVGTGQTSMEWAFKPETLYWVTRFISERYKLPVYITENGMANNDWVSTDGKINDTQREDYMNQYLSALSKSIDDGADVRGYFYWSLLDNFEWAYGYAKRFGLVYVDYSNYSRTLKQSALRYKKIIETNGEILK, encoded by the coding sequence ATGGCATTCAAAGAAGGTTTTGTTTGGGGTACAGCAACAGCATCATATCAGATTGAGGGAGCTGTAACCGAAGGTGGCAGAGGTGAATCTGTTTGGGACGAATTTTGCAGAATGAAAGGCAAAATAGCTGACGGTGATAACGGAGACTTTGCATGTGACAGCTATCACAGGTATTCCGAAGACGTACAGCTTATGAAACAGATTGGTATTAAAGCATACAGGTTTTCCATCAGTTGGAGTAGAATTTTACCTGACGGTACAGGTGAAATAAATATGGAAGGTGTAAATTACTATAATAATCTTATTAATGAGTTAATTGAAAACGGCATAGAGCCATATGTAACTTTGTTTCACTGGGACTACCCGATGGAACTTCAATATAAGGGCGGATGGCTTAATTCTGAAAGCCCCTTTTGGTTCGAAAATTATGCGGCAATATGTTCAAGATTATTCTCTGACAGAGTAAAGTATTGGGTAACAAGTAATGAATCCCAATGTTACATTGGATTCGGTTACGGCACAGGCTGGCATGCACCGGGCTTAGAGCTTCCAATAAACCAGGTGGTAAGAGCATGGCATCATAATTTAAAGGGATTAGGACTGGCTGCAAAAGCAATACGTGAAAATGCTAGAGGGGAAGTCAAAGTTGGACTGGTGTCCTGCGGAGAGGTTGGAATTCCAGTATCAGATAGTGAGGCAGACATGCAGGCTGCACGCAATGTACTTTTTGACAGAGAACGTTCTGAGGATTCAATCGACTTTGGATTTGGAGACCTTTTTGAGCCTGCGTTAAAGGGAGAGTATCCGAAAAGCCTGATACCGTATCTTCCTAAAGGCTGGCAGGAGGATATGAAGGATATCTGCGTTCCCCTTGATTATATAGGCATAAATGTTTATATAGGTTCAATTGTGGAATCCTGCGAAAATAAAAAATACAAACACCTTAAACTACCTGTTGGTACAGGACAAACCTCCATGGAATGGGCATTTAAACCGGAAACTCTGTACTGGGTAACTAGATTTATATCTGAGAGATATAAATTGCCTGTATACATTACAGAAAATGGTATGGCAAATAATGACTGGGTAAGCACTGACGGAAAAATTAATGATACTCAGAGAGAAGATTACATGAATCAATATCTTTCTGCACTGTCAAAGTCTATAGATGACGGGGCCGACGTAAGAGGATATTTTTACTGGTCACTCCTTGACAATTTTGAGTGGGCATATGGGTATGCAAAGAGGTTTGGACTAGTATACGTAGATTATAGCAATTACAGCCGTACACTTAAGCAGTCGGCATTAAGGTATAAGAAAATTATCGAAACAAATGGCGAAATTTTAAAATAA